In the Deinococcus depolymerans genome, one interval contains:
- a CDS encoding glycosyltransferase, with protein MPGFTVVIPARNEEVYLPLTLRALEAQRKAPDEVIVVDNGSQDGTVEAARAWGATVLRCEQPGVARTRQMGLEAARSEWVATTDADSLPSPQWLETLSEAAPGRAALYGPMRFCGVAPHWSRLSGAGYSAFLHACRLVGKPNLAGANMAYSREAALLAGGYADVEAYEDVILGQALARLGEVAYVPGALVETSARRLERGVGPFLWQHLRNITGHTRGYFGDEPRLPPER; from the coding sequence GTGCCCGGCTTCACCGTTGTCATTCCCGCCCGTAATGAGGAGGTCTACCTGCCCCTGACCCTGCGTGCCCTCGAGGCGCAGCGGAAAGCGCCGGACGAGGTGATCGTCGTGGACAACGGCAGCCAGGACGGCACGGTGGAGGCCGCGCGGGCCTGGGGCGCCACCGTGCTGCGCTGCGAGCAGCCGGGCGTGGCCCGCACCCGTCAGATGGGTCTGGAGGCCGCCCGCAGCGAGTGGGTCGCGACGACCGACGCGGACTCGCTGCCCAGTCCGCAGTGGCTTGAAACGCTCAGTGAGGCCGCGCCGGGCCGCGCGGCGCTGTACGGCCCCATGCGCTTTTGCGGGGTCGCGCCGCACTGGTCGCGGCTGTCGGGCGCGGGGTACAGCGCGTTCCTGCACGCCTGCCGGCTCGTGGGAAAACCGAACCTGGCGGGCGCGAACATGGCGTACTCGCGGGAGGCGGCGCTGCTGGCCGGCGGGTACGCGGACGTGGAAGCCTACGAGGACGTGATCCTCGGGCAGGCGCTCGCGCGGCTGGGCGAGGTCGCGTACGTGCCGGGCGCGCTGGTGGAGACCAGCGCGCGCCGCCTGGAACGGGGCGTGGGGCCGTTCCTGTGGCAGCACCTGCGCAACATCACTGGTCATACGCGAGGGTATTTCGGGGATGAGCCCCGGCTTCCCCCGGAAAGGTGA
- a CDS encoding glycosyltransferase, with the protein MKPLRIGLFTDTFLPDQNGIVTSVALLSDELRAQGHHVDVVAPDFPEHVDTRTDVVRVDSLRYVFLPTYRLAWPTRKDFHQKYDVVHTHTPLTLGLAGARLARKWNVPHVATYHTHIEAYTHYVPGVTALQRHTGVVTRVMSLLYGRADAVITPTAGMMDVLRAMRVRHPVVIPTSIDPRALEAAPAVASPWPAGKRRLLSVGRLAREKRFDHVLDALIGLPDAHLVMLGEGPERDHLEAHAARIGVADRVTFLGVRPWAEIGAYYRLAELFLFASDTETQGLVLQEAQLMGVPVVAVGARGTLSGVAHERSGYLVAPADVNALTRHARDILDDPALWARLSAGARSFGASTTPAGVARQVLDVYAAVLGMPREVTFPGEAGAHPRNTLAYDQ; encoded by the coding sequence ATGAAACCGCTCCGCATCGGCCTGTTCACCGATACCTTCCTGCCCGACCAGAACGGCATCGTGACCAGCGTCGCGCTGCTCAGTGACGAACTGCGCGCCCAGGGCCATCACGTCGACGTCGTCGCCCCTGACTTCCCCGAGCACGTGGATACCCGCACGGACGTCGTGCGCGTGGACAGCCTGCGCTACGTCTTCCTGCCCACCTACCGCCTCGCGTGGCCCACCCGCAAGGACTTCCACCAGAAGTACGACGTGGTGCACACCCACACGCCCCTGACGCTGGGCCTCGCGGGCGCGCGGCTGGCCCGCAAGTGGAACGTGCCGCACGTCGCCACGTACCACACGCACATCGAGGCGTACACGCATTACGTGCCGGGCGTCACGGCCCTGCAGCGCCACACCGGGGTCGTCACGCGCGTCATGAGCCTGCTGTACGGCCGCGCGGACGCCGTCATCACGCCCACCGCCGGCATGATGGACGTCCTGCGCGCCATGCGCGTGCGCCACCCGGTCGTGATTCCCACCAGCATCGACCCCCGCGCCCTGGAAGCCGCGCCTGCCGTCGCCAGCCCCTGGCCGGCCGGGAAACGCCGCCTGCTGAGCGTGGGCCGACTTGCCCGCGAGAAACGCTTCGATCACGTGCTCGACGCCCTGATCGGCCTGCCCGACGCGCACCTCGTGATGCTGGGCGAGGGGCCGGAACGCGACCACCTGGAAGCGCACGCCGCCCGGATCGGCGTGGCGGACCGCGTGACCTTCCTGGGCGTGCGCCCCTGGGCCGAGATCGGCGCGTACTACCGCCTCGCGGAACTGTTCCTGTTCGCCAGCGACACCGAGACGCAGGGCCTGGTGTTGCAGGAGGCGCAGCTGATGGGCGTGCCGGTCGTCGCGGTCGGCGCGCGCGGCACCCTCAGCGGCGTCGCGCATGAACGCAGCGGGTACCTCGTGGCGCCCGCCGACGTGAACGCCCTGACCCGCCACGCCCGCGACATCCTGGACGACCCGGCCCTGTGGGCGCGGCTGTCGGCCGGGGCGCGCAGCTTCGGGGCGTCCACCACCCCGGCCGGCGTGGCGCGGCAGGTGCTGGACGTCTACGCCGCCGTGCTGGGCATGCCGCGCGAGGTCACCTTTCCGGGGGAAGCCGGGGCTCATCCCCGAAATACCCTCGCGTATGACCAGTGA
- a CDS encoding polysaccharide deacetylase family protein — protein MNRRSRLAGAGLALLVLTDLLGRAAGLGALGAGSRHLPRVALTFDDGPGPRTPALLAVLAAHGAAATFFVTAPACHAHPEALRALHAAGHQVEAHGRWHRHALLLPPWREWAQVAWHPRAGQGGPHLYRPPYGGHSPLTRLLARLHGRQIALWDVESRDWTDRPARELAAQTLARTRPGSVILLHDGPQVTPELLDALLTGLRERGLSPVTLNALRPHRIGLREGWTRLRGSYGG, from the coding sequence CTGAACCGCCGGTCCCGGCTGGCCGGGGCGGGGCTGGCGCTGCTCGTCCTGACGGACCTGCTCGGCCGCGCCGCCGGGCTGGGCGCCCTGGGCGCCGGTTCCCGCCACCTGCCGCGCGTCGCCCTGACCTTCGACGACGGCCCCGGCCCCCGCACCCCCGCGCTGCTGGCCGTCCTGGCCGCCCACGGCGCGGCCGCCACGTTCTTCGTGACGGCGCCCGCCTGCCACGCCCACCCCGAGGCGCTGCGGGCCCTGCACGCGGCCGGGCATCAGGTCGAGGCGCACGGCCGCTGGCACCGCCACGCCCTGCTGCTGCCCCCCTGGCGGGAGTGGGCGCAGGTCGCGTGGCACCCCCGCGCCGGTCAGGGCGGCCCGCACCTGTACCGCCCCCCCTACGGCGGCCACAGCCCCCTGACCCGCCTGCTCGCCCGCCTGCACGGCCGCCAGATCGCCCTGTGGGACGTGGAGAGCCGCGACTGGACCGACCGGCCCGCCAGGGAACTGGCGGCGCAGACCCTGGCCCGCACCCGACCCGGCAGCGTGATCCTGCTGCACGACGGCCCACAGGTCACGCCCGAACTGCTGGACGCCCTGCTGACCGGCCTGCGCGAGCGCGGCCTGAGTCCCGTCACCCTGAACGCCCTGCGCCCCCACCGCATCGGCCTGCGAGAAGGCTGGACGCGACTGCGCGGCAGTTACGGAGGGTAA
- a CDS encoding YkoP family protein, whose amino-acid sequence MNARTFMMRAALRAGVGGAWHGGHPGTPQVALLVPVADATQLRAALSALTGTPATLLVPPALARLDPAGLRAATQAGHELAGQGDPAGLPLLEAAAGQAVTTWDTPRHWRQLRDLQARGLPPVAPAQDPSPRPGGLLRVPVNELAAGLPTWRALGYRPVPLRDLPERRPGRPRDLFTALYVRVVEDRYARSQGMIDLSQRADGVMRVAPLNHAPPPLPLPPGTPTAELHLHSQRVVGLASRGALSAYRAYQRSLRDVGRALQERPELTGAQAVFAVTLFHAPLAQAGFTLLDLPPLRARWYGLGFRLLRAAYGTTRSPSEGTPRMAWMPREEFLRRYG is encoded by the coding sequence GTGAACGCACGAACCTTCATGATGCGCGCGGCCCTGCGGGCCGGAGTGGGCGGCGCGTGGCACGGCGGACACCCCGGCACGCCGCAGGTGGCCCTGCTGGTGCCGGTCGCGGACGCCACGCAGCTGCGCGCGGCCCTGTCGGCGCTGACCGGGACCCCGGCCACCCTGCTGGTCCCCCCGGCCCTGGCCCGCCTGGACCCGGCCGGCCTGCGGGCCGCCACGCAGGCCGGGCACGAACTCGCCGGGCAGGGCGACCCGGCAGGCCTGCCCCTGCTGGAAGCCGCCGCCGGACAGGCCGTCACGACCTGGGACACCCCGCGCCACTGGCGGCAGCTGCGCGACCTGCAGGCGCGGGGGCTGCCGCCAGTGGCCCCCGCGCAGGACCCGTCGCCCCGGCCCGGCGGCCTGCTGCGCGTGCCCGTGAATGAGCTGGCGGCGGGCCTGCCGACGTGGCGGGCGCTCGGATACCGCCCGGTGCCGCTGCGGGACCTGCCCGAACGGCGTCCCGGGCGGCCACGCGACCTGTTCACCGCCCTGTACGTGCGGGTGGTCGAGGACCGGTACGCGCGGTCGCAGGGCATGATCGACCTCTCGCAGCGGGCCGACGGGGTGATGCGGGTCGCGCCCCTGAACCACGCGCCGCCGCCCCTGCCCCTGCCGCCCGGGACGCCCACCGCTGAACTGCACCTGCACTCGCAGCGGGTGGTGGGGCTGGCGTCCCGCGGGGCGCTGAGCGCGTACCGGGCGTACCAGCGCAGCCTGCGGGATGTGGGACGCGCCCTGCAGGAACGTCCGGAACTGACCGGAGCGCAGGCGGTCTTCGCGGTCACGCTGTTCCACGCGCCGCTGGCGCAGGCGGGCTTCACGCTGCTGGACCTGCCGCCCCTGCGGGCCCGCTGGTACGGCCTGGGGTTCCGGCTGCTGCGCGCCGCGTACGGCACGACCAGAAGCCCCAGCGAGGGCACGCCGCGCATGGCCTGGATGCCGCGCGAGGAGTTCCTGCGCCGCTACGGCTGA
- a CDS encoding MFS transporter, producing the protein MTLRARLPLRPGTLRAVIAATFSLACAELIRSGLYLSYLGQSVQAQDTLGIAPSVVGFAWALHVGADTVMRGPAGLLIARYGLRPVMIAGALLSLIAMSLLLVAHAGWVLLLAAALHGVGFSTSWPGAMNLTADSTPDGAQGRALTAVSMSVLPFIGLGYFLFGFLRDFPVQTTFLLCLGVVGVSLLSAFLLPAHAVRGPARTRPERGERRDMLRRLQPLLPAAIMQTVTLSLFGQVLFKLTDVLNLPYWTMIAVLVTGALVAFGSLPVVGRVADRGRALLTLTAGFALIGLGMGGIAALPPTWALFPLAALVGLGFAGVQPGWGALVTRTLPEAQRPAAWGFLMTLENIGTAVGPLLGTLAFAQFGARGPFGLGAALALLAAAFYLLFRRAFPPVPTPAAGDS; encoded by the coding sequence GTGACCCTCCGAGCCCGCCTGCCCCTCCGACCCGGCACCCTGCGCGCCGTGATCGCCGCGACGTTCTCGCTCGCCTGCGCCGAACTGATCCGTTCGGGCCTGTACCTGTCGTACCTGGGGCAGAGCGTGCAGGCGCAGGACACGCTGGGCATCGCGCCGTCCGTGGTGGGGTTCGCCTGGGCGCTGCACGTCGGCGCGGACACCGTCATGCGCGGCCCGGCCGGGCTGCTGATCGCCCGCTACGGCCTGCGCCCGGTCATGATCGCCGGCGCCCTGCTGAGCCTGATCGCCATGAGCCTGCTGCTGGTCGCGCACGCCGGCTGGGTCCTGCTGCTCGCCGCGGCCCTGCACGGCGTGGGCTTCAGCACCTCCTGGCCCGGCGCGATGAACCTGACGGCCGACTCCACCCCGGACGGCGCGCAGGGCCGCGCCCTGACGGCCGTGTCCATGTCGGTCCTGCCGTTCATCGGCCTGGGGTACTTCCTGTTCGGGTTCCTGCGGGACTTCCCGGTGCAGACCACGTTCCTGCTGTGCCTGGGGGTGGTGGGCGTCTCGCTGCTCAGCGCGTTCCTGCTGCCGGCCCACGCCGTGCGCGGCCCCGCCCGCACCCGCCCGGAACGCGGCGAGCGGCGCGACATGCTGCGCCGGCTGCAACCCCTGCTGCCCGCCGCGATCATGCAGACCGTCACCCTGTCCCTGTTCGGGCAGGTGCTGTTCAAGCTCACGGACGTCCTGAACCTCCCGTACTGGACCATGATCGCCGTGCTGGTCACGGGCGCCCTCGTCGCGTTCGGCAGCCTGCCCGTCGTGGGCCGCGTCGCGGACCGCGGCCGCGCCCTGCTGACCCTGACGGCCGGTTTCGCCCTGATCGGCCTGGGCATGGGCGGCATCGCGGCGCTGCCGCCCACCTGGGCGCTGTTCCCGCTGGCCGCGCTGGTCGGCCTGGGCTTCGCCGGCGTGCAGCCCGGCTGGGGGGCGCTGGTCACCCGCACGCTGCCGGAAGCGCAGCGTCCCGCCGCGTGGGGGTTCCTGATGACCCTGGAGAACATCGGCACGGCCGTCGGCCCGCTGCTGGGCACCCTGGCCTTCGCGCAGTTCGGGGCGCGCGGCCCCTTCGGACTGGGCGCCGCGCTGGCCCTGCTGGCCGCCGCGTTCTACCTGCTGTTCCGCCGCGCGTTCCCGCCGGTGCCGACGCCCGCGGCGGGGGACTCCTGA